A single genomic interval of Trichosurus vulpecula isolate mTriVul1 chromosome 6, mTriVul1.pri, whole genome shotgun sequence harbors:
- the LOC118853611 gene encoding olfactory receptor 8K3-like, with the protein MEEMDKWNKTTSIQVTEFILLGITDHPDLQIPLFLVFLIIYVITALANLGLIILTKIDSRLKTPMYFFLRNLEFIDLGYSTAIGPKMLVNFVVEKNIISYTGCATQLVIFITLIISELFMLSVMAYDRYVAICNPLLYMVTMSDRMCCILVAIPYLYSSFVAMLTTIKIFSSSFWKSNVISHFYCDSLPLLSILCKDAKDVELIILSLSAFNLISSLLVVLVSYGLILMAILRMNSAEGRRKAFSTCGSHLTVVVVFYGTLTFMYLQPKSSHSFDTDKMASVFYTLVIPMLNPLIYSLRNKEVKGALKRALENKCKWLL; encoded by the coding sequence ATGGAAGAAATGGATAAGTGGAACAAAACTACATCAATTCAGGTAACTGAATTCATTCTCCTTGGCATCACAGACCATCCTGACCTGCAGATACCCCTTTTCCTAGTGTTCCTCATCATCTATGTGATCACAGCACTGGCGAATCTGGGCTTGATTATCTTGACCAAAATTGATTCTCGCCTGAAAACtcccatgtactttttcctcagGAATCTGGAATTTATTGATCTTGGATACTCCACTGCCATTGGCCCCAaaatgttggttaattttgtAGTGGAGAAAAATATCATCTCCTATACTGGATGTGCAACCCAGCTAGTTATTTTTATAACGTTGATTATAAGTGAACTTTTTATGTTATCAGTGATGGCTTATGACCGCTATGTAGCCATCTGTAATCCACTGCTTTACATGGTCACCATGTCAGACAGAATGTGCTGCATCTTGGTGGCCATACCATATCTCTACAGCTCTTTTGTAGCAATGCTGACCACAATTAAGATTTTTAGTTCATCTTTTTGGAAATCTAATGTAATTAGTCATTTCTACTGTGATAGTCTTCCCCTCTTAAGTATTTTATGCAAGGATGCAAAGGATGTAGAATTAATCATTCTGAGCCTTTCTGCTTTTAATTTGATTTCCTCCCTGCTGGTTGTTCTTGTTTCATATGGACTCATTCTTATGGCCATCCTGAGGATGAACTCTGCTGAGGGCAGACGCAAAGCCTTCTCCACCTGTGGCTCCCATCTCACTGTTGTGGTTGTGTTCTATGGAACACTAACTTTCATGTACTTGCAGCCCAAATCTAGCCACTCCTTTGATacagacaagatggcctctgtcTTTTATACTCTGGTCATTCCCATGCTCAACCCTTTGATCTATAGTTTGAGAAATAAGGAGGTTAAAGGTGCCTTGAAAAGAGCCctagaaaataaatgcaaatggcTTCTTTGA